In Bacteroidales bacterium, the genomic window AGGTGATGGGCCCGGTGTTCTTCATCAGCCACAGGGGTTCCTCTGGCCATAAAAAAATCAATCAATGGGGCCCCCAGTACACGGCTGTAATGCTGAATCTCATCGATACCCCAGTCCAGCAGTTGGCCCAGAGCCTCATCCAGCATGGGCAGAAAAATAAAATTGCTGCTCTGACCCACATCAAAGCGGACAGCTCCAGGTTTATAATCCTTCACATAGTTGGTCAGCCTGTCGAAACGTTCGGCATTGGGCCTGGTCATCCACGACTCCTCCAGCGGGATCCCCTTATTGAAATCCTCATGAATAAAGGAGAGTGCTGTGGAATAGGGCCCCATTAACCACTTATAGGCAGCGCAGATCAATGCATCAATATTTGCTTTCCTGACATCAATGGGCAGAGCTCCAACCGATTGAGATCCATCTACAATCAGTTTTGCTCCCACTTCCCTGCATCTGGCTCCGATGTCTTCCAGATTAAATTTTGTCCCGTTCATCCAGTGAACCGATGCCATCACCACAAAAGCAGTATCCCTGGAAATGGCTTCCAGGATACGATCGTTCCAATCCCTTCCCCTGTCTGGAAGATCATCCCTCCTGGCAACCACCCGGAGCTCAGCTCCATGATCCTTACACCAGCGTTGGGCGGTATAGTAGCAGCTGGGGAACTCCTCGGAAAGAGTCAGGGCATGCTGTCCCTTTGCATAGGGTATATTCCTGATTACACTGTTCATCCCATAGGACACAGACGGCATAAGTGCAACCTGAACAGGATCGCAATGCACCATCCGGGCAAATTTCTGCCGCACACCGACCGCACCGGTAAAGAAATCAACCGGCTTAATGGAGAGTGGGTTCCTTTTTAGTCTCATTCCCTGAATTCCTCTCTCTTCCACCGAAGTCAAAAGAGGTGACATGTAGGCACAATTCAGGTAATGAATATCCGGTGGTAACTGGAACAAATGTTTCTGACAATTCATATCACTCATTTTCCTAAATCCTTTATAAGGATATCCTTAAACTTTATTTTTAATTCGTCATTCATATGTAACTGAAAGGCTATACATCCAGTAATTCCGGATTTCTTTCTTACATGCGCCTCGTCATTCAGGATGCCCTCTCCATTGAACTCTGTGACCCGGTTCCCGTTCACCCAGGTTTCCACCCTCATTCCCAGGCAAATGATCTCCATGCTGTTCCAGGCATCCTGATCATCTTCAAAATAAAAAAGCCAGGTTTCCTTAGCAGTTTTGGGCGCCTGCTCCGGCGTGATCCTCCAATCAGGCAGAGAGGGATGGATCCATCTTCTTACCCCATCCGTTTCATCATATATCAAGCCTGTCCGATAGGGATCGGGTCCATGAATATCCACCTGCGGGCCATTCAGCCAGCCTCCATAAGGGGCTTCCTCCGAGCCATCGTAGGAGCTGCGGAACTGAACACCGCTGTTCCCGTCTGATTCTTTGAAAACCTGGAACTTAAGCTTCAGATGAAAATCGGAGAATTCTCTTTCAGTGGCCAGCCAGACATAATTGTGGTCCCTGTCCCCCATGGAGTTACATGTAATACAACCATCCTTCACGGTCCAGTACTCTTTGCCACTGTCGGCCTCCAGGCACTTTACAGACCAGCCCTCCAGATTTTTCCCGTTGAAAAGCGGTTCCCACTCCTTGTAGTTACAACTGATCAGTGCGGAACCAATAATTAACAGGCCGCTAATACGAAATAAGCTCGAAAAGTCCATAGTCATTAATATCCGGGAGTTTAAGAAAGATGGAATTTACACTTTTTCAGGCTTCTGCCAGTAAATCAGAATGATATTTGGCGATATATCATAATTAAGCTAAATTTGTCCCCGCAAAATCGGCTCCATAGTTCAAGGGATAGAATAGCGGTTTCCTAAACCGTAGATACAGGTTCGAGTCCTGTTGGAGCTACAAGCACAAACCCTGTTGCACTGGCAGCAGGGTTTTTTATTTTTATAAAATGACCATTTAGTAGTTTTTTATATTTGCACTATCTTTGACACTAATAATCATCCGGAAATAATGCTTTCTAAAAGTACTGAATATGCCATCAGGTCACTCGTTTTCATACAAGTGCAGAATTGGATGGAAAAACGACCAGGAGTCGCCGAAATTGCCAAAGAGATTGAGGCTCCAACCGCTTTTACTGCAAAAATCCTGCATACCCTGACAACACATGGGCTTTTAAACTCGATGAAGGGACGGGGAGGTGGCTTCTTCTTTACCGACAATCAGTCAGAGCTGACCATCTATGAAATAATCCTTGTCATGGAAGGCAATGGTCTGTTCAGCAAGTGCGGAATCGGCCTGAAAAACTGTTCCGATGACAATCCCTGTCCTGCGCACGATCAATACAAATACATACGCGACCAGTTGCTTAGTCTGGCCCAATCGGAAACCATCAGTTCCATGGCAAAAAAAATTCTGGAGGGCCATGCCGTCCTGAACAGAATAATCGATAAACAGATTCAACCATAACAACTATAAACAAACAGATACATGATAGCAAGAAATGTACATACCGAAGCGGTAAAAGAGAATCCACACGGTGTGGATGTCAGAAAAATGTATGATGACCCCTCTGCCCAGATTATGCATATGACTTTAAAACCGGGTGAAAGTCTAAAACCGCATAAAACACCAGTCAATGTGGCCATGTATGTTCTTGAGGGAGAACCTACGATTCACATTGGGGATGAACATATTCCCCAGATCAAAGACACTCTTATTGAAAGTCCGGCGGATATTCCTCATTTCATAAGCAATGAAAGTCAGGAGACTGTCAGGATTCTGATAATGAAGGCTCCCAGGCCTGAAAACAACAGAAAAATACTTTAAACCCCAGGAAAGCGATGAGTGAACTTATTAATAACTCGAGATTCCGAAAGGAGAAACTGAAAGAATTAATCCTCAAGCTTCATGAAGGGAAATCACCCGAGCTGGTCAGAAAAGAACTGATTGATACCCTGCAATCGGTACCCTACGGGGAGGTTGTTGAAGTGGAACAGGAACTGATCCGCGAAGGATTGCCGGAAACGGAAGTATTAAAACTTTGTGATATCCACGGGGAGGTACTGGAAGGGCACGTGGATCATTCAGGATCCAGAGCAATTCCTGAAGGCCATCCGGTGGATGTTTTTAAGCAGGAGAACAAGGAGCTTAAGAAGGTAACAGGGAAAACAAGGGATCTTCTGGATTCGGTGAGAAAGGTCCCGGAAAATAATCATTCCAATTTCAGAAATGTACTCTTATCATGCTTCAACGACCTGATGGATGTGGACAAACACTATCAGCGCAAGGAATATCTTGTATTTCCTTATCTTGAAAAGAAGGATATCACGGGGCCTCCGAAAGTGATGTGGGGGAAACACGATGAGATCAGAGATCAGTTAAAAGGCTGCATTGCACTTTTAAAGGAGAGCGATTTAAAAAAGGAGGATCTCCTTGAATCCCTGGACCTGATTTTCTATCCGGTCGTGAAGGCCCTGGAAGACATGGTTCAAAAGGAGGAGGAAATTCTGTTCCCGATGGCCATGGATGTGCTCATGGAGGAAGATTGGTGGAACATTCATCAGCAGACCCTGGAATTCGGATTTACTCTGTATGATCCCCAGACCGAATGGCAACCGGAAGCTTATGAAAGAATACCGGATGAAACAGAAAAAAGAGACGGCAACGGGATCATTCAGTTGCCTTCCGGAAGTTTTACAGCTGAAGAAATCATGGCCATTTTAAATACCATTCCGGTAGATATGACCTTTGTGGACAAAGAAGATAAAGTAAAATATTTTTCTCAGGGATCGCACCGGATATTTGCACGGAGCAGATCCATCATCAACCGGGACGTCAGCTTATGCCATCCTCCTGGCAGTGTGGATATTGTAGAGAAGATCCTGGAAGATTTTAAAACAGGGAAAGCCTCTCATGCTCCATTCTGGATCCAGATGAACGGAAAATTCATCCTGATTGAGTACTATGCATTAAGAAATGAACATGGGGAGTACCTCGGAACGCTGGAAGTGTCCCAGGATCTCACCAAGGCCAGGGCTCTGGAGGGAGAACAGCGCATATTATCCTATGGACAAACCAAGAAAGAATAAGATGGATCAACTAATCATAACACCAAAGACCAAAATTTATGATTTACTGGAGGCCTATCCTGACCTGGAGGAAACTCTTATTCAGGCAGCACCCCAGTTCAGAAAAATGAAGAATCCACTGTTGAGAAGAACCATTGCGCGCGTTACTTCCCTCAGCCAGGCAGCCATCATCGGAGGAGTAAAAGTGGAAGAATTAATTAACACCCTGCGTTTGGCGGCCGGCCAACAATTACAGGACCACTATGGAGGAGAGGAAACTAACTATAATTTTGAAACACCGAAATGGTTTTCCGCAAATGCAGTGCGTGCGGCCATCGATATCAGCGAAATGCTTAATGCCGGTGAACAGCCGGTCCACGAGGTCCTATCTGCGTTGAAAAAGATGAAAGACGGGGAGATCCTGGAAATCCAGGCGCCTTTCATTCCCGCACCACTCATCGATAAAGCCATTGGACTGGGATACGATTATTGGATCATGGAGGCAGCCTCAGATCAATTTACCGTATATTTTCTAAAATAACCTGAACATGCCGGAGTTTAGCGGGAGCAGGGACCTTCGCTTGTCAAAGCTTCTGGAATTGTCAGAGCTTGTTCTGAAAACTGGCCATGCAAAGGACTGTATTCAGATGAATATAAAAGGCGTTTCATATATTTATAAAAGGCCTTTCATATCGTCATGGACCTCCTCTCCCATCAGATACTCCTCCACCGTATCTAAAATCCGGTCATAACTAAACCTCTCATATACAGACTTTTTTGCATTGGAAGCGAAACTATTCCTTAGGCTTTGGTCCTCGATCAACTGAACGACCCTATCTGCCAGATTCCTGATATCAAAAGGTGGAATCAGGTAGCCGTTCTTTCCGTCTTCAATAATCTCTGGATTGCTGCTTACATCGAATGCCACCACCGGCCTGCTGTTAGCCATAGCCTCCACGATCACATATCCGAAGCCCTCCCAGCGGGAAGTAAGTACAAATATATCGATGGCATCCAGAAAGCTCTTCATGTCCTTCATAAAGCCAAGGAACACGATGCTGTCTTCAACTCCTGACAATTTCGCATACTCCCTGAGCTGAGTTTCCAGCCGGCCCTCTCCGGCAATTAATATTTTAAACTTCTTCTGGCGCTTTTTCAGCTCAACGGCCAGATCTATCAGGTATTCCTGTGCTTTCTGCTTCACCAGCCGCCCGGCATTCCCCAGAATCACTTCTCCATCCACGCGACGATAACAGGGATTTTGCTGCCCGGTCTCAAACTGATCGAACCTGAGTCCATTATATATGACCCTGATCCTGACCGGATCAATCATTCCGGGATTATTTTTAAGAAGAGTTCTTTTGGTTTCATGGGAATTCGCAAGAATCTCATCCAGAACCCTTCGAAACAAAAATCTGTTGAACATACTATTTCTGATGGGTATGGCACTTCCCCTCCGGTAGATGATCCTTTTAACTCCGGCAATTTTTGCTGCCAGTCCGGCAACTTTCATATCCGCCGATAGATTCATAATAATCAGCCTGACTTTTTCCCGCTTTAAAATTCCGGCGATCTTCAGAACTTTAACTGGATTCAGAAAACTCAAATTAGCGACACGAATCCCGTAAGCAGGAATTCCGGCTTCTGCCACCCTTCTTCTCAATTCTCCCCTGGAATTAGTAAAAACAAGAATGGGTTGGCCCCTTTTATAAAGCCCGCTGGAAAAATCGAAATGCCACTTCTCTCCGCCACCCCAGGCCGGAGTACTGTTAAAAAAGCATATAGTTTGTGTTTGCCTTTCTTTCTGCTCCTGATGAAGAATCCGGAGTTTGACATATTTCAGGAAGACAGCATGGGCCGAATTCACACTTATCTGCAATCCGTAATATCCATCAAGAATTCCAAGTCTTAACAGGTAATCCTTGAGAAAACGCGACATAGGGCGGACCAGAATATCCCAGAACCTGGACCGCTTTCCCTGCTGAAAATATGAATTTGCCGCTATGGTCGAAAAAGCATTGATCTGGCTGATATGTTCACTTAGATTGTAATAGGAGTAATGCAAAATTTCGCCCTTCAAATGCTTTTTAGTGGCCCCTTTATCCAGAATAAACTTGTCGTGCGGATTGACGCCCCCCCATGATCCCTTTCTCGAATCCCATAAGCGGAGTTTAGGGCTCGGATACCAGCTGGTATGACGAATCCATTTCCCGCAATAATTGGTCAGACGATTGAAATAGTATCCATCATACACCCAGTCCTTTTTAACGGCGGCAATCGACCTGGCAAGAGCTTCCGACAAACATTCATCTGCATCGAGGGATAAAATGTAGGGGGAAGAGGCCTGCTGAATGGCCCAGTTCTTCTGTTCGATGTGACCATGAAAAATATGCTGGATAAAAACCGCGCCAAAGGACTTACAAATCTCCCCGGTCCGGTCGCTTGAATAACTGTCAACCACAACAATCTCATCTGCCAGATCCTTTAGGGACTCCAGGCAGCGCCCGATGTTTTTCTCCTCGTTGTGGGAAATAATGACCGCTGATAATTGAACTTCCATAGTCTGTTATGTAAATATATCCATTTAATGGAAGGCATCCACCATCCCCGGAAGTATTCTTCAACCATTTCTTTCATATATAGAAGGCCTTTTATATATTTGTGAAAGGACTTTCATAACTTCCCCAGCATGTCGAGTATTATTACAAAAATGAGCTATCTGGCCGGCGTAACCCGATTCAGGCGCATCAGTGAGAAACTATATGTGGATGGAGATAAAATCTACAGGGCGGCCGGAATTGAGTTTAAAGCCAGCTGGTTTCCGGTATACTTTGTACTGGCTCTGACCGAAAACCCGGTAACGGTCATGCAGATTGCCGATCAGATTGATTTCTCTCATATCACGGTTAAAAATGTAATCAGGGAGCTGGAGAAGCAGGAATATGTCGAGATCATCTCAAATCCCGCCGATGGACGATCAAAACTGATTTCCCTGTCCAAAAAAGGACAAAAGCTGATTTACAGGCTAAAACCCATCTGGATGTCGATTTCGATTACTTTGAAAAAAGTATTTCAAACCGGCCACCCGGATTTTATGAATATTCTGAATCGCATAGATTCCCAGATTGAGAAAAATCCCCTTCACCTTCTTGTTGCTCAGACCGAATCAGATACGATTACTGTAATCGATTACAAACCGGGGCTGGAAAGGCATTTTCATGAGCTGGCGGGGCCCTGGCTAAGCGGCGAAGTGAACAGCCAACTGGAGGAAAAAGAAGGAATTACCCTTCAATCTCCAGATCCATCCTGTTTTCTGGAGGGTGGTTTTCTTTTCTTTGCCAGGTATAAGGGGCAGATAGTGGGCTTTGTGGCCCTGAAGAGGCTGGACAACGAAAGATTTGAATTTGCCAGGCTCTATACCAATCCCGTATTCAATAACCTGGAGATTGATCTGAAACTGATTGAGCGTTGTATCTGCCGGTGTATGGAAAACGAAGCCAGAGAGCTCTGGCACCAGACCATCCTCGATATACCAGAGGCACATATTCTCTTCCATAAGCTGGGTTTTATCGAGAAAGAAGCGCCTCCCGGTATGCAGCTATCGGATCAGACTGGAAAAGTTATCTGTCTGGAATTTTAACTTTGCCCTCATGATTCTAATTGACTTACCCTATGCTTCCGATTATCTTTTAGAGATAATCAAAGAGAACAATTACCCTGTGGTTTTCACAGAGGTGGCCAAAAAGTTAGTGCAGGACGATTCCATATCCTGGGTACCTGAAGAACAGGCTGCCCGGTATATCCGGGAAAATCCTGACACCCCCCTCTATACAAATTCGGAAAATGCCCTGACATGGATTTCCGATCATCTCCCCGACTCCTCAATCACCAAACAGGCTGATTTGTTCAAGGATAAATTTAAATTCAGGGAGTTGATCCGGGCATCCCATCCTGATTTTCACTTCAGAATGATAAAACTGAAAGACATTCCGGACCTTCATCCGGAGGAACTATCCTTTCCCTTTGTTATTAAGCCTTCTGTTGGATTCTTCAGTATAGGAGTTTATGTGGTGAAAAGCATGGATCAGTGGGCCGTGGTGCAAGGGGAGCTGAACCCTGAAAAATTAAAATCCATTTACCCCCCCAGGGTACTGGATACCTCCGTTTTCATTATCGAAGAGTATATAGAAGGTGAGGAGTTTGCCATCGATTGCTATTTCAATCAGCAGGGGAAGGCCGTCATTTTAAATATTCTGCATCACCAGTTTTCTTCCGGTGCCGACACCAGTGACCGGGTGTACACCACCTCCCTGGAAATTGTGTTGAAGAATAAAACCCGGTTTGAAAATTTCCTTCAGTCCATCGGCAACCAGTCCGGATTAAAAAACTTTCCCGCTCACGTTGAGGTACGCATAAACAATAAAGGGCTTATCATACCTATTGAGATCAATCCTTTAAGGTTCGGAGGGTGGTGTACCACGGCGGATCTTCTGGGAATTGCCACCGGTATCAGTCCCTATGAACTGTATTTTCGGAACGAACAACCCGATTGGGCCGGGATCTTTAAAGGCAGGGAAACTAAAAAATACAGCATAATTGTCCTGAACAACAACTCTGGTTATCCTCCTGAGGTGATTGATCACTTCAATTTTGACCTCCTCCGAAATGATTTCGAGAACCCTTTACTGGTCAGAGAATTTGATGCAAACAAATATTCCGTATTTGGCTTTGTTTTCGCTGAAACAAGCCTGGAAAATGACAAAGAAGTAAACAATATCCTTGTTTCAGACCTGAGAAAATATATAACTCTGAAATAGCCTACTCCACCACAGAACTCCTGCTGCCCCTGCCCCGGGAATCAAATGATCGTAACATAATCCTTCCTGAAACTTCGACCGGCCCTGTATAAGCGGGCGAATCGCTTCCCGGCTCTGTTCCGTCGTTCGTATAACGAATTGTCAGCCCGGGAAAATCGATGTTCGCATGAAGCATGCCCTCCTGAATCACCGCTCCGGGAGGAGGAAGCCTGTAGGAGAAACCTCCAAAGAGATAATCGAGCCGGGGCATTTCGCGCTGACCCACCAGGTTGGCAAAGCGGTTCCAGTCTTTGTCCATGGCGCCGATACGTTGCTCCATATCCCCGATCTGTCCCCAGCTAGCCTGGCCCACCCAGGCCCGCTCCGCAAATCCGATCAGTTTGGGCAGATAATAATACTCTGCCATAGTACCTCCTTTGACTGTTTCGCTCCAAAGTTCAGCCTGAAGTCCCAGGATCTGCTTATAAGCATCCGGCCTCAGACTCTCCATTCCAACAAAATCTGTTTCGGGATCGTAGGGATTGCCCCACTTATCTTCCAGCGTGCATTTAAAAACATCATAAGGGATAAAATCAAAGGAGCTGCGCGTATTGACAAAACCACCCCAGTAAAGTCCCCGGTCGGCCGGATGGTGCGTGTAGGCCAAATCAAAATAGAAGTTGTTTACATTGCACAGGATTACTGGAAATCCGGCGTTTGCCAGCCGGTTACCCAGATCCAGGTTTTCATAAATACTGTTCCATACATAGGGAAGCATATCTGATCCCACAAACTCAGGATTGGGTATCCAGTCCCCTTCCTCGTTTTTCTTCATCACAATTTCTTCCCATCCGGCCATAAGCAGACTCTTTTTCTGAAGGATCTCATAGAGCCGGCTGCCGTAATAAGACTGCAGGTTCTCAAAACTACCGATTTCGGGATGCTCCTCCAGAAAAGCACGGCAAATGGGTGAACCTTTCCAGACCCCGGCGGCAACTTCATCTCCCCCGGTATGTAAAGTCTTCAGAGTAAGCCCTGCCTCCGCATACATGTCGATCACCTCGTCGACCACCTTTTCAAACAAACGGTAGGGTCCTTCGGTGCAGACGCAGATCACATTGTCATGGAAGTTTTGCGCCGAGTTGTACACCGAAGCATCATTGGGGTCGATGAGGCGATAATACTCTGCTTCTTCCCCTTTACCCTCCTTAATCAAACGCTCATACCTGGCTTCCATCGCATAGATGGCGGCCCGGGCATGACCCGGAAAGTTGATTTCCGGAATCACCTCTATGTGATGTGCCCCGGCAAACTTCAGCAGTTCTATGAAGGTTTCGCGCGACAGATATCCGCTCCCGTGGTTGTTTTCCGGATCCGGATCCGGCCCTGATCCGTAAGCCGGGATCAGATGGTCTTTCTCATCCAGAGTATGTCCGCGATGCCCTCCCAGCCCGGTGAGTTCGGGCAGGGACGGAATCTCCAGCCTCCAGCCTTCATCATCAGTCAGGTGCAAATGCAGGGTATTCAGTTTATAAAAAGCCATAAGCCTGATCAGCTTCCGGATGGCTTCCGGTTCTATGAAATTTCTGGCAATATCCAGATGAAACCCCCTGTATGCAAAGGCCGGACGGTCTGAAATAAACAGGGATTCTATCTCCAGGGAAGAGACTGGATTTGCCCATGCTTCCGGGGGCAATACCGACAGGAGGCTCTGAATGCCATAAAAAACTCCCGAAGGATCGCTTCCGCTTATGGAAATACCCTCTTCCGGATTTGCCTTTATTTGGTAGGCTTCCTCCCCATTGATCCGTTTATCCCGGATCAGGCTAATCTTACCCGGGCCTCCCTCTCCGGATTCCATGGTTTTCAGAGCCGAACCAAATAACTGTTTTAACATATCTGACAGATAGTCTGCTTCGACCTTAAGTCCCGGCTGGTAAGTAATAAGCATTTCTCTGTCCAGGACCAAAGGCTCACCGGTGTATAACTCCTGTACCGGAGAGGGAATAAGCTTCCCGATCTCCCCCGCCTTAAGCAATGAGGTGGAGCCGGTTTGTTCATATACCCAGGCAGCATCGGGGAGTACAATACCCATTTCCTTGGTATATATTTTTTCCAGGGAAGGAAAGGGAAGCACGGTGTAATCGCTGATGGAAACAGCTTCGCCTGCCACATTCTCCGGATCTCCTAATACCATATAGGGGTGGAGAGGAGCTTCAGACTCCAGAAGCAGGGCACCCGGTTTTTGATAGGCAATTTCTACCGAAGCTCCAGGTTCCAGGCTAAATCCTTCCTTCGGAACCATCCGCAGCAGATCTCCGTTGATATGTTCAATAGCCACGTTGCCGGTCACGGACTCATCTATTACACCCTGGCCCTGCTGGTTGAAATAAAGGGTCCAGTCCTGATCGCCCAGGGTTTTCCCGCTTTGATTCTCGAGGATAAACGCGGCACTGTAATATTCCCAGGCAGCATGATTCCCTCTGAATTCCCAACTCAGGGCCACCGCGCTGTTGTTATCTGAATGACTTGACTTCATTTGCTTACATGATAAGAAGAATATGGGAAGGATAAGAAATAGAAATGCTCTTTTCATGGGGATGTGGTTTTTATTCTTCAATTCTTTGTAGATTAGTGTCTCAACAAAACTACAAAATCCTCCAACAAAAGTAAGTATGTCCGACACAACTGCCCCTGTAAAATCAAATCGGCTTGTCTCCCTGGATGCCCTCCGGGGTTTTACCATTGCAGCCATGGTGATTGTCAACGATCCCGGTAGCTGGGACCATGTATACCGGCCTCTGTTACATGCCGAATGGAACGGGTGTACCCTCACCGATCTGATCTTTCCTTTCTTCCTCTTCATTGTGGGTGTATCCATTGCCCTGGCCTATTCCAAGCGCCAGGAGGCCGGTTCACCCAAGAAAAGTCTTTATAGAAAAATTGTGATCCGCTCGGTAAACATCTACCTGCTGGGGCTCTTTCTCTGGCTTTTCCCCCAGTTTGATTTCGGAAATATAAGATGGGTTGGCGTACTTCCGCGAATTGCCTTTGTGTTCCTGGCCTGCGCCCTTCTATTCCTCAACACCAACTGGAAACAACAGATAAAAATAGCGGTCGTCATTCTGCTGGTATACTGGATCTGGGTGGCCTATATTCCCGTGCCTGGAATCGGAAAACCCGATTTATCGGTAGCCGGAAAAAACTGGGCCAATCACCTGGATACCCTCTTGCTTCCGGGGGTCATGTGGCAAAAGACATGGGACCCCGAAGGAATTTTAAGTACTTTCCCTGCCATTGTTTCCGGGATGATCGGCATGCTGATCGGGAAACTCTACCTGACCGTAAGGGATGAAAACAAACGTCTGGTCTGGCTCTATTTTATTGGCTTCTCCATGTTCCTGGCAGGAGGACTCTGGAACTGGTTCTTTCCCATCAACAAAAACATCTGGACCAGCTCCTACGTGCTATATACTTCCGGACTAGGAACTCTGGGGCTGGCCACCTGCATCCTGGTGGTCGACATGTGGGGGTATAAAAAATGGACTTTCCTGGGGAGGGTTTATGGAGCCAACGCCATCACATCCTATGTGCTGGCAGGAATGCTGACCCTGTTATTCTACCAGCTGAAAATCGGGGGAGCCTCCTTCAACGACTCCTTCATGAGTGGAATGACCCAAATTGGATTCGATCCCAGATTGGCTTCCATGCTCTATGCAGTGATTTATATGTTGATCATCTTTATACCTGCCCTGATCCTGTACAGGAAAAAGATATTTATCAAGGTTTGATCTGACAGCCCTGTTTCAATCATACGATCTGAGTACCCTTCAATGGGCCCTGCTGGCTACCTGCGGATTGCTGATCGGCATGTCCAAAACGGGACTGTCGGGAGTGGGACTGATGGTGGTGCCCATCCTGGCCAATGCATTCGGAGGCCGCCCCTCGGTTGGCCTGTTATTGCCCATCCTGATCTTTGCCGATGTGTTTGCCGTTACCTGGTACAACCGCCATGCCCGGTGG contains:
- a CDS encoding family 20 glycosylhydrolase, with the protein product MKRAFLFLILPIFFLSCKQMKSSHSDNNSAVALSWEFRGNHAAWEYYSAAFILENQSGKTLGDQDWTLYFNQQGQGVIDESVTGNVAIEHINGDLLRMVPKEGFSLEPGASVEIAYQKPGALLLESEAPLHPYMVLGDPENVAGEAVSISDYTVLPFPSLEKIYTKEMGIVLPDAAWVYEQTGSTSLLKAGEIGKLIPSPVQELYTGEPLVLDREMLITYQPGLKVEADYLSDMLKQLFGSALKTMESGEGGPGKISLIRDKRINGEEAYQIKANPEEGISISGSDPSGVFYGIQSLLSVLPPEAWANPVSSLEIESLFISDRPAFAYRGFHLDIARNFIEPEAIRKLIRLMAFYKLNTLHLHLTDDEGWRLEIPSLPELTGLGGHRGHTLDEKDHLIPAYGSGPDPDPENNHGSGYLSRETFIELLKFAGAHHIEVIPEINFPGHARAAIYAMEARYERLIKEGKGEEAEYYRLIDPNDASVYNSAQNFHDNVICVCTEGPYRLFEKVVDEVIDMYAEAGLTLKTLHTGGDEVAAGVWKGSPICRAFLEEHPEIGSFENLQSYYGSRLYEILQKKSLLMAGWEEIVMKKNEEGDWIPNPEFVGSDMLPYVWNSIYENLDLGNRLANAGFPVILCNVNNFYFDLAYTHHPADRGLYWGGFVNTRSSFDFIPYDVFKCTLEDKWGNPYDPETDFVGMESLRPDAYKQILGLQAELWSETVKGGTMAEYYYLPKLIGFAERAWVGQASWGQIGDMEQRIGAMDKDWNRFANLVGQREMPRLDYLFGGFSYRLPPPGAVIQEGMLHANIDFPGLTIRYTNDGTEPGSDSPAYTGPVEVSGRIMLRSFDSRGRGSRSSVVE
- a CDS encoding ATP-grasp domain-containing protein; the encoded protein is MILIDLPYASDYLLEIIKENNYPVVFTEVAKKLVQDDSISWVPEEQAARYIRENPDTPLYTNSENALTWISDHLPDSSITKQADLFKDKFKFRELIRASHPDFHFRMIKLKDIPDLHPEELSFPFVIKPSVGFFSIGVYVVKSMDQWAVVQGELNPEKLKSIYPPRVLDTSVFIIEEYIEGEEFAIDCYFNQQGKAVILNILHHQFSSGADTSDRVYTTSLEIVLKNKTRFENFLQSIGNQSGLKNFPAHVEVRINNKGLIIPIEINPLRFGGWCTTADLLGIATGISPYELYFRNEQPDWAGIFKGRETKKYSIIVLNNNSGYPPEVIDHFNFDLLRNDFENPLLVREFDANKYSVFGFVFAETSLENDKEVNNILVSDLRKYITLK
- a CDS encoding DUF5009 domain-containing protein translates to MSDTTAPVKSNRLVSLDALRGFTIAAMVIVNDPGSWDHVYRPLLHAEWNGCTLTDLIFPFFLFIVGVSIALAYSKRQEAGSPKKSLYRKIVIRSVNIYLLGLFLWLFPQFDFGNIRWVGVLPRIAFVFLACALLFLNTNWKQQIKIAVVILLVYWIWVAYIPVPGIGKPDLSVAGKNWANHLDTLLLPGVMWQKTWDPEGILSTFPAIVSGMIGMLIGKLYLTVRDENKRLVWLYFIGFSMFLAGGLWNWFFPINKNIWTSSYVLYTSGLGTLGLATCILVVDMWGYKKWTFLGRVYGANAITSYVLAGMLTLLFYQLKIGGASFNDSFMSGMTQIGFDPRLASMLYAVIYMLIIFIPALILYRKKIFIKV